The window TGATGCGCCTGACAAGTGTATATCCATTGCTATGCAAACCATTCGATCCAAGGCCGATAATTTTATCTCCAACACGTACTTCTGAATTATCAATAATCTTATCGCGTTCGACAACTCCCACAACAAAGCCCGCCAGATCGTATTCACCGGAGAGATAAAAATCTGGCAGCTCCGCCGTCTCTCCTCCAATCAGGGCGCAAGGAACCTCCTGACAGGCCTTGACAATGCCCTTCATGATTTCAACGGCCTGATCTGGAATTAACTTAGATACTGCCAAATAATCTAAAAAAAACAAAGGCCGAGCACCTTGGGCCAGGATGTCGTTCACGCACATGGCTACGAGGTCAATTCCCACGGTATCGTGAATATCGGCCATGAAGGCAACCTTGAGCTTAGTTCCAACACCGTCTGTGGAGGAAACCAGGACAGGATGCTCATAAAAGGCTGGATCAAAGTTATACAGCCCGGAAAACCCGCCAATGTCAGTCACGACCCTGGAATTAAATGTTTTTTTGACCAAAGGTGTAATTCGACGCACAAACTCGGCACCGGCATCAATGTCCACCCCTGCTTCCTTATAGGTTCTACCTTTTTTTCCGGCCTTCTTTTCGACGCCAGGTACAGATCGGGGCCGACGCTTCCCGGTTTTATCTTTAGTGTTCATCAGTAAGCCACCTCTTTGATGAGATATTGCTGGTAGATGTATTTTACCTACAATTCCCTTTTCTTATTAAGAAAAATTCCTTTAGATAAAATAACCGCCAAGCCAGCCGAAAATGTATTATATAATAAATAATCTTGGACGACTGAAGATGTCAATTGATTTTTTCATGCTAGATTTGAAACTCAAACTACCGATGGAATGGTCGCGAATATGCTCCCTTTGCCCGGACATCCTAGCCTGACTAAGGATCTACGCTCCCTCAAAGGAGTTGGCCCTCAACTGGAGCGCATCCTTCAGGAAAAAGGGTTTCAAACCGTTGGCGATCTTCTGTCCCTGATGCCGAACCGTTACCAGGACCGCCGCGCCTTGACTCCCCTGGACCGATTGAGGGCCGATTCTGAAGCCCTGATCAACGGACAAATCGAGGACCTCAGACCAAAACGGTCAGGGAGAACCGGCCGCAGGTTTTTTGAAATCATTATTTCCGATGATACCGGTCAAGTGACCGCCTTCTGGTTTCGTCTACCGGCTTACCTGAGGCGAACCATGAAAAAAGGTGACCGGGTACTCCTATTTGGACAGGTTAAAGACTATCAAAATCGGCTCTATATACTTCACCCAGAGATCATCCCTTGGCAAGGCAAAGAACCACCGATCCCGGAAATCCGGCCGGTTTATCCGGAATTAGAAGACATTAAACCAGGAGTGTTGAGACGGATTATGGCTCAGGCCTCCCGTGAACTTTCAGGGGTGCCAGCCATCTTTCCTCAAGCCTGGCTTAAAAAGCAAAACCTATCTGACCCGATCACCTCCCTGATGACCATACACCGGCCGCCAGCCAGAAAAACGGGTCCCCTGCCTCGGTCGGATCAATCCAGAGCCTGGCGATCCCTGTCCCTGTTTGAACTCATCTTCATTCAACTCGCTCTGGCCCGAACGCGAGCCCGGCTGAATCGAGAACAAGGCTTGACCTTCCCAATCCAATCTCGACTGGGTAATCAGTTCCTCTCCAGCCAGCCTTTTAAATTGACCCCCTCCCAGGCTCAAGTGCTGAAAGAGATCCAACAGGATATGGCCGCACCGCGTCCGATGAACCGCCTTCTTCAAGGTGAAGTGGGGAGCGGTAAAACCGTTCTGGCTATGACAGCCGCCTTGGCTGCCATTGATGGCGGCTTTCAGGCCGCCTTCATGGTTCCAACTGAAATTCTAGCCCAACAGCATTACCAAACCCTGACTCCTTATGCAACAAGACTGGGATTAACCATAGACCTTCTTGTCGGCAGCCGCACAGAAGCGGAAAAAAATTTATGTCAAGAGCATCTCGCCTCTGGCAAGATACAGCTCGTGTTTGGAACTCACGCCTTGTTTTCGAAAGCCGTGCAATTCAAATCCCTGGGGCTGGTTGTAATAGACGAGCAGCATCGTTTCGGGGTGGCTCAACGATTAGCCCTCAAGTCCAAGGCGGCACGGCCAGACCTGTTGGTCATGACCGCCACACCCATACCTCGATCTTTGGCACTGACACTCTATGGCGACCTGGATTTATCCATGATACAGGGTCTGCCTCCCGGGCGTCAGCCAGTCAAAACAAAGATTTTCAGCTCGCAGAATCGCGTGGAGGCTTACCAGAATCTAGCTCAAGAGGTCTTAAATGACGGACAGGCCTTTGTCGTCGCGCCGCGGATTGAAGCGAAGGAGACGGAGACTAACGTATCTGAAGACCTTTCAGCGGCTAAAGATCTGTTTCGATTTATATCTCAGGAGGTCCTGCCTCAGGTCGAAGTTGGCCTGGTACATGGTCGGATGAAGATCCAAGAACAGCAGGCTGCCCTTGAAGCCTTCCGTAAAGGCCGAATCAGGGTCCTGGTAGCGACCACGGTCATTGAAGTTGGACTGGACGTAGCCGACGCGACCATGATTCTGATCGAAGGTGCGGATCGCTTTGGACTGGCGCAGCTTCACCAACTGCGCGGACGTGTCGGCCGAGGCCCCAGGCCGGCTCGATGCATACTGATAAGCGGGTCGGAGGATAGCCCCTCGGAAAGTCGCCTGCAAATTATGGCCCGAACCAGCAATGGTTTTATCCTGGCCGAGGAAGACCTCAAGTTTAGGGGTCCGGGAGATGCAGCCGGTTTAAAGCAGTCTGGAATGCCATCTCTAACCTGGGCGCGCCTGCCTCACGATTTGCCGCTCCTGCTTCAGGCTCGCAAGCTGGCCCAGGAGATTATTGCTTCAGATCCGGAACTTGATGATCCGAACTTCAGGCTGGTTCGGGATGTCGTCAATCAGATAGATCGTAAGATGCAAGGTGAGCTGGTTGAGGCGGGATAATCAAAGCTAGCTCAAAGCGCGCCTTGTTCCCAGCCTCCACAGCCACCCAACCCGCGAGGCATACCGGCCATATTCAGGGAAGACGGCCATAATCTTCTTTTCCTCAAGACTGGCGCGGTAGATTTGAAAAATACAGAAGACTCCGAAAATACATACGTTTAGAATATGATAATAATTCAGGAGTATACCTAACGATGAAAAAATAGAGCCCAGATACATCGGGTGGCGCGACCACCTGTAAATGCCGGAAAAAACCGGCTCCCTTACTTCAGCCATGATCGAAAAGGAGCGTCTGAGATAAAATATACCGGTAATGATGAAAAGGGTGCCTAGAGTCATGAGGCCGATGGAGAAAGGTTCGAGTTGGGTAAGCGCCACACCTTTGGGCTTAATCGGATAATTCTCCAAGGCGAAAGGCATGGCCGCACAGATAAAAGGAAAGACTATCTCTCTGAATCCACGGGCATGTTGGAGCGCCTTATGGCGGCTAAGGTAAGCAACCACAAAAAGCACAAACTGAAAGGTTATAAGCCACCAGAGGAAAGTGGGTCGGTAGTGAAAATAGTATCGCTGCCCGATCCAGAGAGTGAAGAACACCCCCCCGGTCCATGAGGCCAGGCGGTCGTTTATAATGATTTTCATCAAGGAATTAATCATAAGTGAGAAATTAGCGAAAAGAAATTTTCTCTAATCGAGACAATACAAAAATGAGATTTGGGTGTCAATTAGGTATTAATCTGAGAAAAAAACTCCTAACAAATTGACAAGTGTATTTCAATCATATATTCATAACACCTTATTAGAAGCACACCCAACAAAACAAGAAGAGAATGGAGATATGGTTAAATTCGAGTTTCCAAGGATAAAAAGGCTACCGCCTTATATTTTTACCGCAGTTGATGAGTTGAAGATGTCTGCCCGGCGTGCCGGAGAGGACATCATTGATCTGGGCATGGGTAATCCTGACCTGCCCACCCCCGACCATATCGTAAAAAAAATGGTCGAAGCAACTTGCAAGGGCCACAACCATCGCTACTCTGCGTCGCGCGGCATCACCAAATTGAGGCATGCCATTGCAGCCTGGTATCGGCGGCGCTACGACGTGGATATTGATCCGGAAACTGAGACTGTGGCTACTATTGGGGCCAAGGAAGGCTTGAGTCATCTGATGCTGGCCATGATCAGTCCAGGGGAGGTCGTTCTATCCCCTAATCCGACATATCCTATCCATGCCTACTCAGTCATTATTGCCGGTGGCGACTTGAGGTCTATTCCCATGGCGCTGGATCGGGACTTCATGGAGGATTTGACCGTGGCCGTCAAGCAGACTTGGCCGGCGCCCAAGGCGTTGATTATCTCCTTTCCCCATAATCCGACCACAGCGGTAGTTGATCTGAAATTTTTCGAAAAAATCGTGGATTTCTGCATGGACCACAATATCTTGCTCATTCACGACCTGGCTTATGCAGACCTGACTTATGATGGCTATGAGGCCCCAAGCCTCTTACAGGTCAAAGGGGCCAAGGATATTGGTGTTGAAATCTTTTCCATGTCAAAAAGTTACAGCATGGCGGGATGGCGAATCGGCTTTGTTTCAGGTAATCGAGAGATGGTCCACGCCTTGACCCGTCTTAAAAGTTATATGGATTATGGGGTTTTTCAACCTATCCAGATCGCGGCCATTATTGCCCTTAATGAAGACCAATCCTGTGTCGAAGAGATTAAAAAAACTTATAAAGAGCGCCGGGACACATTGATCACCGGCCTCAAACGTATTGGCTGGAACATCCCGGCGCCTAAAGGAACAATGTTTGCCTGGGCCGAGATGCCGGAGCAGTTCAGTCATATGACCTCTGTTGATTTCTCGAAGATGCTAATCCAAGAGGCGAAGGTAGCGGTTAGCCCGGGCCTGGGTTTTGGAGAATACGGTGAAGGTTATGTCCGTTTTGCTCTTGTAGAAAATAGTCATCGTATAAATCAGGCTATCCGTGGTCTAAGAAAGGTGCTTGAAAAATGAAGCCAATCAATATCGGTCTCATCGGGTGGGGCACGGTCGGCTCAGGCACATCCAAAATCTTGATAGAAAACCATGATTTGATCCAAAAGAAGCTGGATAGGCCCTTGCTCCTTAAAAGAATCGCTGATCTGGACATCAAAACTCCTCGCCCGGTCCAGGTGGACCCCTCCATTTTGACCACTAATGCAGAGGATATTATCAAAGACCCAGAGATCGAGATTGTCATCGAACTAATTGGTGGGCTTGAGCCGGCTAGAACCCTGACGCTCGCAGCTATGGCGGCAGGCAAACACGTCGTCACAGCCAATAAGGCCCTTCTAGCCACTCACGGCCAGGAAATATTTGAAGCAGCGGAAAAAAACAAGGTGGAGATCCTGTTTGAGGCCAGTGTGGGCGGGGGTATTCCCATAATCCGGACCCTAAAAGAAGACCTTGCGGCCAACTATATCAACTACTTCTTTGGCATTCTTAATGGAACGGCCAATTATATCTTGACAAAGATGAGCTCAGAAGGGATGGACTTTAACCAGGCCCTTAACGAAGCCCAGGCAAAAGGCTTTGCTGAAGCAGACCCCACTTTTGATGTTGAAGGTGTGGATACGGCCCACAAGCTGGCCATCCTCGTTTCACTGGCTTACGGACACAAGATCGAGTTGGACAAGATCTTTGTCCAAGGCATCAGCCAACTGGCGCCTGTGGATATCCAGTTCGCAGCTGAATTCGGATATGTTGTCAAACTGTTGGCCATATCATCCCTGAATGCGTCGGAAGTCGAGGCCCGTGTCCATCCGGCTTTACTTCCTATCAGTCATGTCCTGGCCGGAGTTAATGGACCATTTAACGCCATTCTTTTCAATGGCCATGCCGTGGGAGACATCCTCCTTTATGGACAGGGCTCGGGCATGATGCCTACCGCCAGCGCAGTGGTTAGCGATGTTATCGAGCTGTCCAGATCTATTTCAAGAGGCGCTTTAAATCGAGTTCCTCCCCTGGCCTGGAGAGAGGTAGGTCAGGAAAATTTAATTCTTAAGCCCATAGACGAAATAACGACTACCTACTATTTCCGCTTCTCAGTAATTGATCGCCCGCTCGTCCTATCCAGGATCTCAGGGATTTTAGGAGCCCATAATATCAGTATCAGCTCGGTCATTCAAAAAGGTCGAGAACTAAAGGGCGCTGTTCCCATTGTCATGCTGACGCATGAGGCCCAGGAGGCGAACGTTAAAAAAGCCCTGGCCGAAATTGACCAGCTCGACATAATCCGGGATAAGACCGTACTGATCAGAGTGGAGGATCGTTCTTAATGAAGTATGCCATCCTGGTTGGTGACGGCATGGGGGATTATGCGATTCCGGAACTCGGTAATCAAACTCCGCTGGAATCGGCTGACACGCCTCATATGGACGCCCTGGCCCAGGGCGGTCTCCTCGGCCTGGTCCGAACCATTCCCAAAAACATGGAGGCCGGTTCAGATGTAGCCAATCTGTCTATCATGGGTTATGATCCCGCAGTTTATCACACCGGACGAGCGCCGTTGGAAGCGGCCAGTATGGGCGTCAGCCTGGCCGACAACGAGGTCGCCTTTCGCCTCAACCTGATCAATCTTACATTCAAACGCGGCGGTCACCTGATTATGCGCGATCACAGCGCTGGCAATATCAGCACGGCTGAAGCCCACGCCATAATTGAAGACCTGGCTGGCAAGCTGCCCTTAGAGAAAGGTCAAAAAATCTACCCTGGAGTTAGCTACCGCCATCTACTGGTCTGGCCAGGCCTGAAAAGCAGCCTCCCGACTATTGCGCCTCATGATTACCTGGATCAGGATGTAACGGCTTATTTGAATCAATCCGGTGAAATGAAGCCTCTTTTAGACCTTATTCAAGCTTCCTGGCCCTTACTTGAGAAAAACCCGGTCAATCTGAAACGGAAGGCCAAAGGGTTACTTGTGGCTAACTCTATCTGGCCCTGGGGGCAAGGACGCGGCCTGACCATGCCGACTTATCAGGAGCGCTGGGGGATAAATGGAGCTGTGGTCTCGGCCGTGGACCTCATTAAAGGCCTCGGGGTCTATGCCGGTCTTAAACCTATAAACGTGCCCGGCGCGACCGGGTTTATTGACACCGATTATGAAGCCAAGGTCAAGGCTGCCTTGAATTCCTTAAAAAGGACAGACCTGGTTTTCCTTCATATTGAGGCGCCGGACGAAGCCAGCCATCAGGGAAATCTCCAAGAAAAAATCAAGGCCATAGAGTTCTTTGATAGTCGAGTCGTCGGGCCCATGAGGGCTGGGCTGATAGAGATGGGTGATTTCCGAATGCTGATCCTC of the Deltaproteobacteria bacterium genome contains:
- a CDS encoding homoserine dehydrogenase — its product is MKPINIGLIGWGTVGSGTSKILIENHDLIQKKLDRPLLLKRIADLDIKTPRPVQVDPSILTTNAEDIIKDPEIEIVIELIGGLEPARTLTLAAMAAGKHVVTANKALLATHGQEIFEAAEKNKVEILFEASVGGGIPIIRTLKEDLAANYINYFFGILNGTANYILTKMSSEGMDFNQALNEAQAKGFAEADPTFDVEGVDTAHKLAILVSLAYGHKIELDKIFVQGISQLAPVDIQFAAEFGYVVKLLAISSLNASEVEARVHPALLPISHVLAGVNGPFNAILFNGHAVGDILLYGQGSGMMPTASAVVSDVIELSRSISRGALNRVPPLAWREVGQENLILKPIDEITTTYYFRFSVIDRPLVLSRISGILGAHNISISSVIQKGRELKGAVPIVMLTHEAQEANVKKALAEIDQLDIIRDKTVLIRVEDRS
- a CDS encoding cofactor-independent phosphoglycerate mutase, whose translation is MKYAILVGDGMGDYAIPELGNQTPLESADTPHMDALAQGGLLGLVRTIPKNMEAGSDVANLSIMGYDPAVYHTGRAPLEAASMGVSLADNEVAFRLNLINLTFKRGGHLIMRDHSAGNISTAEAHAIIEDLAGKLPLEKGQKIYPGVSYRHLLVWPGLKSSLPTIAPHDYLDQDVTAYLNQSGEMKPLLDLIQASWPLLEKNPVNLKRKAKGLLVANSIWPWGQGRGLTMPTYQERWGINGAVVSAVDLIKGLGVYAGLKPINVPGATGFIDTDYEAKVKAALNSLKRTDLVFLHIEAPDEASHQGNLQEKIKAIEFFDSRVVGPMRAGLIEMGDFRMLILCDHFTPISVKTHTPEPVPFIIFPGPLPSNRAYSEKQASEAGIYFEQGHTLIDLFLDKQK
- the recG gene encoding ATP-dependent DNA helicase RecG, which encodes MLPLPGHPSLTKDLRSLKGVGPQLERILQEKGFQTVGDLLSLMPNRYQDRRALTPLDRLRADSEALINGQIEDLRPKRSGRTGRRFFEIIISDDTGQVTAFWFRLPAYLRRTMKKGDRVLLFGQVKDYQNRLYILHPEIIPWQGKEPPIPEIRPVYPELEDIKPGVLRRIMAQASRELSGVPAIFPQAWLKKQNLSDPITSLMTIHRPPARKTGPLPRSDQSRAWRSLSLFELIFIQLALARTRARLNREQGLTFPIQSRLGNQFLSSQPFKLTPSQAQVLKEIQQDMAAPRPMNRLLQGEVGSGKTVLAMTAALAAIDGGFQAAFMVPTEILAQQHYQTLTPYATRLGLTIDLLVGSRTEAEKNLCQEHLASGKIQLVFGTHALFSKAVQFKSLGLVVIDEQHRFGVAQRLALKSKAARPDLLVMTATPIPRSLALTLYGDLDLSMIQGLPPGRQPVKTKIFSSQNRVEAYQNLAQEVLNDGQAFVVAPRIEAKETETNVSEDLSAAKDLFRFISQEVLPQVEVGLVHGRMKIQEQQAALEAFRKGRIRVLVATTVIEVGLDVADATMILIEGADRFGLAQLHQLRGRVGRGPRPARCILISGSEDSPSESRLQIMARTSNGFILAEEDLKFRGPGDAAGLKQSGMPSLTWARLPHDLPLLLQARKLAQEIIASDPELDDPNFRLVRDVVNQIDRKMQGELVEAG
- a CDS encoding phosphoribosylformylglycinamidine cyclo-ligase → MNTKDKTGKRRPRSVPGVEKKAGKKGRTYKEAGVDIDAGAEFVRRITPLVKKTFNSRVVTDIGGFSGLYNFDPAFYEHPVLVSSTDGVGTKLKVAFMADIHDTVGIDLVAMCVNDILAQGARPLFFLDYLAVSKLIPDQAVEIMKGIVKACQEVPCALIGGETAELPDFYLSGEYDLAGFVVGVVERDKIIDNSEVRVGDKIIGLGSNGLHSNGYTLVRRIIFDDLKMKVTDRLLDTTVSEELLRPTRIYVNTVHMLLRDFKITGIAHITGGGILENISRVLPQTCQAVLKKDSWKRPPIFDFIQKEGGVAEGEMFRTFNMGVGLVIIVPSVQSAEVLERLNGMDEPVYLIGEIKERSAGKPPVVLV
- a CDS encoding aminotransferase class I/II-fold pyridoxal phosphate-dependent enzyme translates to MVKFEFPRIKRLPPYIFTAVDELKMSARRAGEDIIDLGMGNPDLPTPDHIVKKMVEATCKGHNHRYSASRGITKLRHAIAAWYRRRYDVDIDPETETVATIGAKEGLSHLMLAMISPGEVVLSPNPTYPIHAYSVIIAGGDLRSIPMALDRDFMEDLTVAVKQTWPAPKALIISFPHNPTTAVVDLKFFEKIVDFCMDHNILLIHDLAYADLTYDGYEAPSLLQVKGAKDIGVEIFSMSKSYSMAGWRIGFVSGNREMVHALTRLKSYMDYGVFQPIQIAAIIALNEDQSCVEEIKKTYKERRDTLITGLKRIGWNIPAPKGTMFAWAEMPEQFSHMTSVDFSKMLIQEAKVAVSPGLGFGEYGEGYVRFALVENSHRINQAIRGLRKVLEK